AGTGTATCCATCTTCATGTACGCTGTGCATCCATCACTGGCTCAACCGAACATGCATGGTGATCCGTCATCTGCTTGCCATACTTGTCATAACAGGATTGATAGGAGAAGGGCTGTCAAGCAGATAACTCTGCCTGACAGCCCTTCGTGAAATTAACGGCTGTAGAACTCGACGATCAACGTTTCATTGATCTCTTGCGGAAGTTCGGAACGTTCTGGGAGACGTGTCAACTTTCCTTCCATCGTGTTCTCATCATATTCAAGATATTCAGGTACGTAGTTGTTGTTAGCAAGGGATTCCTTGATCGTCGAGAGATTGCGGCTTCTTTCACGCAGGCCGATGACTTCGCCGACACTCACAAGATAGGAAGGAATGTCGACTTTCTTACCGTTCACAGTCACATGGCCGTGTGCGACCAATTGACGGGCGCCGGCGCGAGTGTTTGCAAAGCCGAGACGATATACAAGGTTGTCCAAACGTCTCTCGAGCAAGATCATGAAGTTCTCGCCGGAGATCCCTGGCATCTTGCTCGCCTTATCGAACAGATTGCGGAATTGCTTCTCGCTGAGTCCATACATATGGCGAAGCTTTTGCTTCTCTTGTAATTGAAGACCATATTCACTTAATTTTCTGCGTTGTCCCGGGCCGTGTTGTCCCGGAGGGAATGGGCGCTTTAACTCTTTGCCCGTGCCGCTCAAGGAGATGCCCAGGCGGCGGCTGAGTTTGAATTTAGGACCTGTATAACGCGACATGTTTGATCTTACTCCTTTGTATAAATAAATGTTCTCGAAGATCCGTCTGTGCAAGGAGTGCGAACGATGCTCGATA
Above is a genomic segment from Insulibacter thermoxylanivorax containing:
- the rpsD gene encoding 30S ribosomal protein S4 gives rise to the protein MSRYTGPKFKLSRRLGISLSGTGKELKRPFPPGQHGPGQRRKLSEYGLQLQEKQKLRHMYGLSEKQFRNLFDKASKMPGISGENFMILLERRLDNLVYRLGFANTRAGARQLVAHGHVTVNGKKVDIPSYLVSVGEVIGLRERSRNLSTIKESLANNNYVPEYLEYDENTMEGKLTRLPERSELPQEINETLIVEFYSR